In Candidatus Caldatribacterium sp., the DNA window GAAGGAGGATTGCAGATCCTCAAGCCGCTCCTTGAGCATCTCACCCTTCTGTCGCACGGATTGAAGAAAGGCTTCCTGAGACACGGTATCTATGACAACACAGGCACTCCGAGCGGCTACCGGATTCCCTCCGAAGGTGCTTCCGTGGTCCCCTTTCTTTGTAATCTCTACAACCTTCTCGTTTACCAAAACGGCACCGATAGGAAGCCCCCCTCCGAGGCCCTTGGCG includes these proteins:
- a CDS encoding aminotransferase class III-fold pyridoxal phosphate-dependent enzyme, whose protein sequence is AKGLGGGLPIGAVLVNEKVVEITKKGDHGSTFGGNPVAARSACVVIDTVSQEAFLQSVRQKGEMLKERLEDLQSSFPEKVREVRGLGLMWGLEVPGKAKELAQKMFARKVLVNACNEDTVRFLPPLVIQETDLCRGMDILREVLVDL